The Zonotrichia albicollis isolate bZonAlb1 chromosome 6, bZonAlb1.hap1, whole genome shotgun sequence genome window below encodes:
- the LOC141729287 gene encoding mas-related G-protein coupled receptor member X1-like, producing MEDDRGRFVFDLGFPCHVFDLSSLELLAALSVERCVSVLGPIWYRCHHPRHLSAAVSGALWALAGAFVSSLYLTSTYTEDSGTVIAGLALAISVVFSLMMLVSNLLLFLKLRCGSRRRQPGKLFVAIVLNVLLFFAFGIPFCMEVFINLPDSGDLFPEDPSLFLALLNCSLNPVIYVLVGSCRRRRFQRSVRVALRRVFEEKGGSDEGSHGPGDTVLEVTAL from the exons ATGGAGGATGACAGAGGG CGCTTTGTGTTTGACCTTGGGTTCCCGTGCCACGTGTTTGACCtgagcagcctggagctgctggcagccctcAGCGTGGAGCGCTGCGTCTCCGTCCTGGGCCCCATCTGGTACCGCTGCCACCATCCCCGGCACCTCTCGGCCGCCGTCAGCGGGGCCCTctgggccctggcaggggcttttGTTTCCTCCCTCTACCTCACCTCCACCTACACTGAAGACTCTGGGACCGTCATTGCAGGTTTAGCCCTGGCCATTTCCGTGGTTTTTTCCCTCATGATGTTGGTTTCCAACCTGCTCCTGTTCCTCAAGCTGCGCTGTGGCTCCCGCAGGCGGCAGCCAGGGAAGCTCTTTGTGGCCATCGTGCTCAACGTCCTGCTGTTCTTTGCCTTTGGCATCCCTTTCTGCATGGAGGTTTTCATCAATCTCCCAGATTCCGGTGATTTATTCCCAGAAGACCCCTCTTTgttcctggcactgctgaaCTGCTCCCTCAACCCGGTGATTTACGTGCTGGTGGGGAGCTGCCGGCGGCGCCGCTTCCAGCGCTCGGTCAGAGTGGCTCTGCggagggtgtttgaggagaaaggcgGGAGTGACGAGGGCAGCCacgggcctggggacactgtgcTGGAGGTGACAGCTCTGTGA